The Neochlamydia sp. S13 genome has a segment encoding these proteins:
- a CDS encoding sodium-translocating pyrophosphatase, with translation MLSYEDGFLIVCGLLALFYGILTIRSVLSLSTGNERMQEIAAAIQEGARAYLNRQYQTIGLVGVVVFALLTWLLGWYVSVGFLIGAVLSGLTGYIGMNISVRANVRTTEAAKQGLQQALNVSFKSGAITGLLVVGFGLIGTAGYYIFLKNSAIPARELLESLVALGFGASLISIFARLGGGIFTKGADVGADLVGKIEAGIPEDDPRNPAVIADNVGDNVGDCAGMAADLFETYVVTIVGTMLLAGMFFQGIILEKMMYYPLAICAVCVIASILGTFFVRLGATHDIMKALYKGFFATAVFSAMAIAGLTHWLLGFDIAYQANNHVFNGFNLFCCALTGLVVTGLLMWITEYYTLTKYRPVKSIAEASTTGHGTNVIQGLAISLEATALPVVVICAGILVSYLNAGLFGIGVAATSMLALAGMVVALDAYGPVTDNAGGIAEMSNLPESIRKTTDALDAVGNTTKAVTKGYAIGSAGFAALVLFAAFIQDLAHYFPENMANFHLQNPYTVVGLFIGGLLPYLFGALCMMAVGRAASAVVVEVRRQFKEIPGIMQGTARPDYGSAVDMLTKAAIKQMIIPSLLPVCAPFLVYFVILYVAGQDEAFVTLGAMLLGVVVTGLFVGLSMTSGGGAWDNAKKLIEEGNYGGKGSLAHHAAITGDTVGDPYKDTAGPAINPMIKIVNIVALLLLAILAAWN, from the coding sequence ATGTTGTCATACGAAGATGGATTTTTAATCGTATGCGGCCTTTTAGCCTTGTTTTACGGAATTTTGACAATACGTTCTGTCTTATCCCTAAGCACGGGCAATGAAAGGATGCAAGAAATAGCAGCAGCTATTCAAGAGGGGGCTCGTGCCTATTTAAATCGTCAATATCAAACGATTGGCCTAGTGGGAGTCGTAGTATTTGCACTTCTAACCTGGTTATTGGGTTGGTATGTAAGCGTTGGCTTTTTAATTGGAGCTGTTTTATCTGGGCTAACAGGCTATATTGGCATGAATATCTCTGTGCGAGCAAACGTTCGTACCACAGAAGCTGCAAAGCAAGGCCTTCAGCAAGCCTTAAATGTATCTTTCAAATCGGGAGCCATTACGGGTCTTTTGGTTGTTGGCTTTGGTTTAATAGGGACTGCAGGATATTACATTTTTTTAAAAAATTCTGCTATTCCTGCTCGCGAACTTCTTGAGTCTCTCGTCGCTTTAGGTTTCGGTGCTTCCTTAATTTCTATTTTTGCTCGATTAGGGGGAGGAATTTTTACCAAAGGTGCAGATGTCGGTGCGGACTTAGTAGGAAAAATTGAGGCAGGTATTCCTGAAGATGATCCACGTAATCCAGCTGTTATTGCTGATAATGTAGGGGATAATGTAGGGGATTGCGCAGGAATGGCAGCAGACCTTTTTGAAACATATGTGGTTACCATCGTAGGGACTATGCTGCTTGCTGGCATGTTTTTTCAAGGTATTATCTTAGAAAAAATGATGTACTATCCTCTAGCTATTTGTGCAGTTTGCGTAATAGCCTCTATTCTCGGAACATTTTTCGTACGTCTTGGGGCTACCCATGATATTATGAAAGCTCTTTATAAAGGATTTTTTGCTACCGCAGTCTTTTCTGCCATGGCTATTGCAGGGTTGACTCATTGGCTATTAGGCTTTGATATTGCTTATCAAGCAAATAATCATGTCTTTAATGGATTTAATCTTTTTTGTTGCGCACTTACTGGTCTGGTGGTAACTGGTCTACTTATGTGGATTACAGAATATTATACTTTGACAAAATATAGACCTGTGAAAAGTATTGCAGAAGCGTCTACTACAGGACACGGTACAAATGTTATCCAAGGCTTAGCTATCTCTTTAGAAGCTACTGCCCTTCCAGTCGTTGTAATCTGTGCTGGTATTCTTGTCTCTTACTTGAATGCAGGTTTATTTGGGATTGGGGTGGCAGCTACAAGTATGTTAGCTTTAGCCGGAATGGTCGTTGCTTTGGATGCCTATGGTCCTGTGACAGATAATGCAGGGGGCATTGCAGAAATGAGTAATTTACCAGAATCTATCCGTAAAACTACAGACGCACTTGATGCTGTGGGAAATACCACTAAAGCTGTAACAAAAGGCTATGCTATAGGTTCAGCTGGCTTTGCTGCACTTGTCCTTTTTGCAGCCTTTATACAAGACTTGGCTCACTATTTTCCTGAAAATATGGCGAACTTCCATTTGCAAAATCCTTATACAGTGGTAGGATTGTTCATCGGCGGCCTTCTTCCCTATCTATTCGGAGCTTTGTGTATGATGGCTGTAGGCCGTGCAGCAAGCGCTGTAGTCGTAGAAGTACGCCGTCAATTCAAAGAAATCCCAGGAATTATGCAAGGAACTGCACGTCCAGATTATGGAAGCGCAGTCGACATGCTGACAAAAGCTGCAATCAAACAAATGATTATTCCTTCCTTGCTGCCAGTATGCGCTCCTTTTCTAGTCTATTTTGTAATTCTGTATGTTGCAGGGCAAGATGAAGCCTTCGTAACCCTAGGCGCAATGCTTCTTGGGGTAGTAGTGACAGGTCTTTTCGTAGGTTTATCTATGACCTCTGGTGGAGGTGCATGGGATAATGCTAAGAAGCTAATTGAAGAGGGGAATTATGGTGGAAAAGGTTCTCTTGCTCACCATGCTGCTATCACCGGGGATACTGTCGGCGATCCTTACAAAGACACGGCGGGTCCTGCAATTAATCCCATGATAAAAATTGTTAATATTGTCGCTCTTCTCTTGCTAGCTATTCTTGCAGCATGGAATTAG